CGTGCCTCGATCGAGGTGACGGCGCGTGAAACCTTGGTTTTATGCAGGCCGGTGCGGGTGCCAATGTCGGTTGCGGTTTGCGGGCCATACTGGCCCAGCGTTGCCAGCACCCGCCATTCCGACCGGGTCATGCGGTATCTGTCGCGGTAAATATCGCGAAAACCGAAACTGACCTTTTCGCTGGTGTGATGCAGCACAAAGGGCAGGAAACCATGCAGGTCAAATTTTTCTGTCATCACGTTTGATCGCTGTTTGATAGTTACAAAAATTATAGTTACGTCTGTAACTATATCAAATAATGTTAGGGAGAAGACAATG
This genomic window from Thalassospira marina contains:
- a CDS encoding MarR family winged helix-turn-helix transcriptional regulator, which encodes MTEKFDLHGFLPFVLHHTSEKVSFGFRDIYRDRYRMTRSEWRVLATLGQYGPQTATDIGTRTGLHKTKVSRAVTSIEARRWLKRQQDETDRRIALITLTKQGESAFASLKEAGITYNQKVRAHLGERDFDTLIDLLAKLENM